Proteins encoded within one genomic window of Paracoccus sp. MA:
- the sucD gene encoding succinate--CoA ligase subunit alpha gives MSIFLDRETRVIVQGITGKMARFHAREMIDYGTNVVGGVVPGKGGETCEGVPVFDTVKQAVAETGAEATLVFVPPPAAADSIMEAADAGIRYCVCITDGIPAQDMIRVKRYMYRYPKERRMILTGPNCAGTISPGKAMLGIMPGHIYLPGNVGIIGRSGTLGYEAAAQLKERGLGVSTSVGIGGDPINGSSFRDVLEHFEQDDETHVICMIGEIGGPQEAEAAEYIRNHVSKPVVAYVAGLTAPKGRTMGHAGAIISAFGESASEKVEILAAAGVTMAENPAVIGETIARVMQ, from the coding sequence ATGAGCATTTTTCTGGATCGCGAAACCCGCGTCATCGTTCAGGGCATCACCGGCAAGATGGCCCGCTTCCATGCCCGCGAGATGATCGACTACGGCACCAATGTCGTCGGCGGCGTCGTGCCCGGCAAGGGCGGCGAGACCTGCGAGGGCGTGCCGGTCTTCGACACCGTCAAGCAGGCGGTGGCCGAGACCGGGGCCGAGGCCACGCTGGTCTTCGTGCCGCCGCCCGCCGCGGCCGACAGCATCATGGAGGCCGCCGATGCCGGCATCCGCTATTGCGTCTGCATCACCGACGGCATCCCCGCCCAGGACATGATCCGCGTCAAGCGCTACATGTACCGCTATCCCAAGGAACGGCGGATGATCCTGACCGGCCCGAATTGCGCCGGCACCATCAGCCCCGGCAAGGCCATGCTGGGCATCATGCCGGGCCATATCTACCTGCCGGGCAATGTCGGCATCATCGGCCGCTCGGGCACGCTGGGCTATGAGGCGGCGGCCCAGCTGAAAGAGCGCGGGCTGGGCGTCTCGACCAGCGTGGGCATCGGCGGCGATCCGATCAACGGCTCATCCTTCCGCGACGTGCTGGAGCATTTCGAGCAGGACGACGAAACCCATGTGATCTGCATGATCGGCGAGATCGGCGGCCCGCAGGAGGCCGAGGCGGCGGAATATATCCGCAACCATGTCAGCAAGCCGGTGGTGGCCTATGTCGCCGGCCTGACCGCGCCCAAGGGCCGCACCATGGGCCATGCCGGGGCGATCATCTCGGCCTTCGGCGAAAGCGCCAGCGAGAAGGTCGAGATCCTGGCGGCGGCGGGCGTCACCATGGCCGAGAATCCGGCCGTGATCGGCGAAACCATCGCCCGCGTCATGCAATAG
- a CDS encoding D-glycerate dehydrogenase yields the protein MAKPRVLVTRRWPAAVEARLSEIFDVQLNLADKPLAPEDFRTAMREYDAILPTVTDRIGAPALELDRPQTRILANYGVGYSHIDLNRVSRHGIVVTNTPDVLSECTADLAMTLLLMVARRAGEGERELRAGLWTGWRPTHLVGTKVSGKTLGIVGYGRIGQEMARRAHHGFGMTILVYNRSPVAPEVLAQCNAVQVDSLDALMPMCDFISLHCPGGASNRHLINAHRLNLMRPDAFLINTARGEVIDETALSHALWFDSIGGAALDVFDGEPNINPQLRDCDRLVMLPHLGSATREAREAMGFRVIENLEDFFAGREPRDRVN from the coding sequence ATGGCGAAACCCCGAGTTCTTGTCACCCGCCGCTGGCCCGCAGCGGTCGAGGCGCGGCTGTCCGAAATCTTCGACGTGCAGCTGAACCTTGCGGACAAACCCCTGGCGCCCGAGGATTTTCGGACGGCCATGCGGGAATATGACGCGATCCTGCCGACGGTGACCGACAGGATCGGCGCCCCGGCGCTGGAACTGGACCGGCCCCAGACCCGGATCCTGGCCAATTACGGCGTCGGCTACAGCCATATCGACCTGAACCGCGTCAGCCGGCACGGCATCGTGGTGACCAACACCCCGGACGTGCTGAGCGAATGCACGGCCGATCTGGCGATGACCCTGCTTCTGATGGTCGCCCGCCGGGCCGGCGAGGGCGAGCGCGAGCTGCGCGCCGGCCTCTGGACCGGCTGGCGGCCGACGCATCTGGTCGGCACCAAGGTCTCGGGCAAGACGCTGGGCATCGTCGGCTATGGCCGCATCGGCCAGGAAATGGCCCGGCGCGCCCATCACGGCTTCGGCATGACCATCCTGGTCTACAACCGCAGCCCGGTCGCACCCGAGGTTCTGGCGCAATGCAATGCCGTGCAGGTGGACAGCCTGGACGCGCTGATGCCGATGTGCGACTTCATCTCGCTGCATTGCCCGGGCGGCGCATCGAACCGCCACCTGATCAATGCGCACCGGCTGAACCTGATGCGGCCGGATGCCTTCCTGATCAACACCGCCCGCGGCGAGGTGATCGACGAGACGGCGCTGTCCCATGCGCTGTGGTTCGACTCGATCGGCGGCGCGGCGCTGGATGTCTTCGACGGAGAGCCGAACATCAACCCGCAGCTGCGGGATTGCGACCGGCTGGTGATGCTGCCGCATCTGGGCAGCGCCACCCGCGAGGCGCGCGAGGCCATGGGCTTCCGCGTCATCGAGAATCTCGAAGACTTCTTTGCGGGCCGCGAGCCCCGAGACCGGGTGAACTGA